In a genomic window of Nodosilinea sp. E11:
- a CDS encoding type I glyceraldehyde-3-phosphate dehydrogenase, producing the protein MVRVAINGFGRIGRNFLRCWLTRENSQLEVVAINDTSDPKTNSHLLKYDSMLGRLDADISAGEDTLIVNGKTIKCYSDRNPNNLPWAAWDIDLVIESTGVFVSEEGASRHIEAGAKKVLITAPGKGGGIGTYVMGVNDADYTHDKNNVVSNASCTTNCLAPVVKVLNDSFGIIKGTMTTTHSYTGDQRLLDASHRDLRRARAAALNIVPTTTGAAQAVALVIPEMAGKLNGIALRVPTPNVSVVDLVVQVEKPAIADQVNQVLKTAAEGAMKGILAYSDLPLVSIDYRKTDESSIVDSSLTMVMGGDMVKVVAWYDNEWGYSQRVVDLAELMASKWQ; encoded by the coding sequence GTGGTTAGAGTAGCAATTAATGGTTTTGGCCGCATTGGCCGTAATTTTCTGCGCTGCTGGTTGACGCGGGAGAACAGCCAGCTTGAGGTGGTCGCTATTAACGATACGTCTGATCCTAAGACTAACTCCCACCTGCTGAAATACGACTCGATGCTGGGTCGCCTCGATGCTGACATCAGCGCTGGAGAAGACACGCTGATCGTCAACGGTAAAACCATTAAGTGTTACTCCGATCGCAACCCCAACAACCTGCCCTGGGCCGCCTGGGACATTGACCTGGTGATTGAATCTACTGGGGTGTTTGTGAGCGAAGAAGGCGCTTCTCGCCACATTGAGGCTGGGGCCAAAAAAGTGCTAATCACGGCTCCTGGTAAAGGTGGTGGCATTGGCACCTACGTGATGGGCGTTAACGACGCCGACTACACCCACGACAAAAATAATGTGGTCAGCAACGCTAGCTGTACGACCAACTGCCTAGCCCCTGTGGTGAAGGTGCTCAATGATAGCTTTGGCATCATCAAAGGCACGATGACCACTACCCACAGCTACACCGGCGACCAGCGTTTGCTTGACGCCAGCCACCGCGACCTACGCCGGGCTCGGGCTGCTGCGCTCAACATTGTACCGACCACCACTGGTGCCGCTCAAGCCGTTGCTCTGGTAATTCCCGAAATGGCCGGCAAGCTTAACGGCATTGCCCTGCGCGTACCTACCCCCAACGTGTCGGTGGTTGACCTAGTCGTGCAGGTCGAGAAGCCTGCGATCGCCGACCAAGTCAACCAGGTGCTCAAGACCGCTGCCGAAGGCGCGATGAAAGGCATCTTGGCCTACAGCGATCTGCCCCTCGTCTCCATTGACTACCGCAAGACCGATGAGTCGTCGATCGTTGACTCTAGCTTGACCATGGTAATGGGCGGCGACATGGTGAAAGTGGTGGCCTGGTACGACAACGAGTGGGGTTACAGCCAGCGGGTGGTTGACTTAGCCGAACTGATGGCCTCCAAGTGGCAGTAG
- a CDS encoding tetratricopeptide repeat protein yields MTSSNSPIRPTYILANETTVRLPRDTSLLAQAERIAQGYQQCQAAEAAQWFKQGLSHLRQGQYTPALALLQQALHSYRNLGDTVRQAKVLLTLANLYYRVADYLWAADYGRQCLRVARELGDEALVQQTLGHLGNSYRHLGNLQRALEYMGQSLAMAKKIGDRPGEMRSLNNLAMVYRAKGLTRQAATLYEASLMLATLLGDRDTHLQILQNLGNTYLTLREYPQAIDCYERFMSISDNGAGAIDNRTTRRILTQLTLASIALGDHNRAIVHLQHHLSIACALGDTRGAASLIDDIKRCYRALGEARVAPMHPDLTSV; encoded by the coding sequence ATGACTTCCTCAAATTCACCCATTCGCCCCACCTACATTCTTGCCAACGAGACTACGGTGCGCCTGCCCCGAGATACCTCTCTGTTGGCCCAGGCAGAACGCATTGCCCAAGGCTATCAGCAATGTCAGGCGGCGGAAGCTGCTCAGTGGTTTAAGCAGGGCCTGAGCCACCTGCGCCAAGGCCAGTACACTCCGGCCCTAGCACTGCTGCAGCAGGCGCTTCACAGCTACCGCAACCTAGGTGACACAGTGCGCCAGGCCAAGGTGCTGCTAACCCTAGCCAACCTGTATTACCGAGTGGCCGACTATCTATGGGCCGCCGACTATGGGCGTCAGTGTCTACGGGTAGCACGAGAACTGGGTGACGAGGCCCTTGTGCAGCAAACTCTGGGTCATCTGGGCAACAGCTACCGCCATTTGGGCAATCTGCAACGAGCTTTGGAGTACATGGGTCAGAGCTTGGCAATGGCGAAAAAGATTGGCGATCGCCCCGGTGAAATGCGATCGCTCAACAACTTGGCCATGGTCTATCGGGCCAAGGGGTTGACCCGCCAGGCCGCCACCCTCTACGAAGCTAGCTTGATGTTGGCTACCCTCCTGGGCGATCGCGATACCCATCTACAGATCTTGCAAAATCTAGGCAATACCTATCTCACCCTGCGAGAGTATCCCCAGGCCATCGACTGTTACGAACGCTTTATGAGCATCAGCGACAATGGCGCAGGGGCGATCGATAACCGCACGACGCGGCGCATTCTCACCCAGCTCACCTTAGCTAGCATTGCCCTGGGTGACCACAACCGAGCGATTGTGCATCTTCAACACCACCTGTCGATTGCCTGTGCTCTAGGAGACACCCGTGGGGCGGCCAGCTTGATTGACGATATCAAGCGCTGCTATCGGGCTCTCGGCGAGGCTCGGGTAGCCCCGATGCATCCCGACCTGACCTCGGTCTAG
- a CDS encoding radical SAM protein, with protein MAPLPLQDETLLFAPAPTQPGALAVVFAFPNQYSVGITSLGYQVVWATLAGRADIEVSRLFTDGHESLPSVIDVLGFSLSWELDYSNLLALLEQLDIPLAARDRSADHPLIFGGGPVLTANPEPFADFFDVILLGDGETLLNDFFDALVALKAASRSDTLRHLAQVPGVYVPALYQVTYDGPTGGVRAIAPLADQIPATVQKQTYRGNVLSASTVVTPHAAWENIFMVEVVRSCPEMCRFCLASYLTLPFRPASLEDSLMPAIEQGLAVTQRLGLLGASVTQHPEFDTLLDYLNRPQFDDVRLSLSSVRTNTVTPKLAETLTRHDSRSITIAIESGSERVRQIVNKKLETNDIEQAAINAKAGGLSAMKLYGMAGIPGETMADLEQTVALLLRLKKAAPGLRLTFGCSTFVPKAHTPFQWCGVSKEADKRLKYLQKHLRSKGIDFRPESYNWSVIQALISRGDRRLAPVLERVRHYGDSLGSYRRAFKDFQGQVPPLEYYVHADWDLAQPLPWDHLLGPLPKATLQKHFDSAGVAAIAV; from the coding sequence GTGGCTCCTCTTCCCCTTCAGGATGAAACACTGCTGTTTGCGCCAGCCCCTACCCAGCCGGGTGCGCTAGCCGTTGTGTTCGCCTTCCCCAACCAGTACAGCGTAGGCATCACCAGTCTGGGCTATCAGGTGGTGTGGGCTACCCTGGCTGGCCGGGCCGATATTGAGGTGAGTCGTTTGTTCACCGATGGGCACGAGTCACTGCCCTCAGTCATCGATGTATTGGGGTTTTCCCTATCTTGGGAGCTAGACTACAGCAACCTGCTGGCCCTGCTAGAGCAATTAGATATTCCCCTCGCCGCGCGTGATCGCAGCGCCGATCATCCCCTGATCTTTGGCGGTGGTCCGGTACTCACCGCCAACCCCGAGCCCTTTGCCGATTTCTTCGATGTCATTTTGCTGGGCGATGGCGAGACGCTATTAAATGATTTCTTTGACGCCCTGGTGGCACTTAAAGCGGCCTCTCGGTCAGACACCTTGCGCCATCTGGCCCAGGTGCCGGGGGTATACGTGCCTGCTCTGTACCAGGTCACCTACGACGGCCCCACCGGGGGGGTGCGGGCGATCGCCCCGCTAGCTGATCAGATTCCCGCTACGGTGCAAAAGCAGACCTACCGGGGCAATGTGCTCTCGGCCTCCACCGTGGTCACCCCCCATGCCGCCTGGGAAAACATCTTTATGGTAGAAGTGGTGCGTAGCTGCCCAGAGATGTGTCGCTTCTGTTTGGCCAGTTACCTCACCCTGCCCTTTCGCCCCGCCAGCCTAGAAGACTCGCTCATGCCCGCCATTGAGCAGGGCTTAGCCGTCACCCAACGCCTGGGCTTGCTCGGCGCGTCGGTCACCCAGCACCCCGAATTTGACACCCTGCTCGACTACCTAAATCGGCCCCAGTTCGACGATGTGCGGCTTAGCCTGTCTTCGGTGCGCACCAACACTGTCACCCCCAAGCTGGCCGAAACCCTCACTCGCCACGACAGCCGCTCGATCACCATTGCGATCGAAAGCGGCTCAGAACGGGTGCGGCAGATCGTCAACAAGAAGCTTGAGACCAACGACATTGAGCAGGCTGCCATCAATGCTAAAGCGGGAGGCCTCAGCGCCATGAAGCTCTACGGCATGGCGGGCATTCCTGGTGAAACCATGGCTGACCTAGAGCAAACCGTCGCCCTGCTGCTGCGGCTTAAAAAAGCCGCCCCCGGCCTGCGGCTTACCTTCGGGTGCAGCACCTTTGTGCCCAAGGCCCATACCCCCTTTCAGTGGTGCGGCGTTAGCAAAGAGGCCGACAAACGGCTCAAGTACTTGCAAAAGCACCTACGTTCCAAAGGTATCGACTTTCGGCCCGAGAGCTACAACTGGTCGGTGATACAGGCGCTAATCTCTAGGGGCGATCGCCGCCTGGCCCCGGTGCTAGAGCGGGTGCGCCACTATGGCGACTCCCTAGGTAGCTACCGCCGCGCCTTCAAAGACTTTCAAGGCCAAGTTCCGCCGCTAGAATACTACGTCCACGCCGACTGGGATTTAGCTCAGCCTTTGCCCTGGGATCACCTGCTTGGCCCTCTGCCTAAGGCCACGTTGCAAAAACACTTTGACTCGGCGGGGGTAGCGGCGATCGCGGTCTAG
- a CDS encoding gamma carbonic anhydrase family protein: protein MPMDSSSSSLWPRPDLSQAAFVAPSATVMGQVTLHEGCNIWYGAVLRGDVERIEVGPYSNVQDGAILHGDPGQPTILEDYVTIGHRAVIHSAHIERGCLIGIGAIVLNGVRVGTGSIVGAGAVVTKDVPKRSLVIGLPGKVVRDVSDQQALELLEHAQKYHQLALAHAGRSNDLGFV from the coding sequence ATCCCTATGGATTCTTCCTCTAGCTCCCTTTGGCCCCGACCCGACCTATCTCAGGCCGCCTTTGTGGCCCCGAGTGCCACGGTCATGGGTCAAGTTACCCTCCATGAGGGCTGCAACATATGGTACGGAGCCGTGCTGCGCGGCGATGTAGAACGCATTGAGGTCGGCCCCTACAGTAACGTGCAAGACGGCGCAATTCTCCACGGCGACCCCGGCCAGCCTACGATCCTCGAAGACTATGTCACCATCGGCCACCGGGCCGTCATCCACAGCGCCCACATCGAGCGGGGCTGTCTGATCGGCATTGGCGCGATCGTGCTCAACGGGGTGCGAGTGGGTACGGGCAGCATCGTTGGTGCCGGGGCAGTGGTGACTAAAGATGTGCCGAAGCGATCGCTGGTGATCGGCTTACCGGGCAAAGTTGTGCGCGATGTCTCTGACCAACAGGCCCTCGAACTGCTAGAACACGCCCAGAAGTACCACCAGCTCGCCCTTGCCCACGCCGGACGCAGTAACGACCTGGGGTTTGTTTGA
- a CDS encoding TIGR02652 family protein yields the protein MVNSALQYPIYGPEIQCPHCRQIIPALTLTDTYLCTRHGAFEANPDSKELVHLQSGRHWRQWDGEWYRQHTHPDGIRFEIHEALDRLYTQGYRATRVIIAERYQDLVNSYLERNNPWRGQADASTAPKLYGLPVEFSPSAEADPRWAVINFSLEKEPGVPVRYPYFRLFE from the coding sequence ATGGTCAACTCCGCTTTGCAGTACCCCATCTATGGCCCAGAAATCCAGTGTCCTCACTGCCGTCAGATCATTCCGGCTCTGACCTTGACGGACACGTATCTGTGCACCCGCCACGGGGCCTTTGAGGCCAACCCCGACTCGAAAGAGCTGGTGCATCTCCAGTCGGGGCGGCATTGGCGACAGTGGGATGGCGAATGGTATCGCCAGCACACCCACCCCGACGGCATTCGCTTTGAAATTCACGAGGCGCTCGATCGCCTCTACACCCAGGGCTACCGGGCCACGCGGGTGATTATTGCCGAGCGCTACCAAGATCTGGTCAATTCTTACCTCGAGCGCAACAACCCCTGGCGCGGGCAGGCTGACGCGTCTACTGCCCCCAAGCTCTACGGGCTACCGGTGGAGTTTAGCCCCTCCGCCGAGGCTGACCCTCGCTGGGCGGTGATCAACTTTAGCCTCGAAAAAGAACCTGGCGTACCGGTGCGCTATCCTTACTTTCGTCTGTTTGAATAG
- a CDS encoding VOC family protein, with translation MLHHASIRTQDIHRAIAFYEALGFTVHERFTAGITLACWMEGLGGRIELMQVPEPRPAADAFSDEHYTGYYHLSFDLTEATPSLPTWLADLRQRFAADPNIEGTLKVLLEPQQQMIGDRVYEVAFLADADGLPLEFIRVLGDVQP, from the coding sequence ATGCTCCACCACGCATCAATTCGCACCCAGGATATCCACCGCGCGATCGCCTTTTACGAAGCCCTGGGGTTTACTGTCCACGAACGCTTTACCGCTGGCATTACCTTGGCCTGCTGGATGGAGGGGTTGGGGGGACGCATTGAGCTGATGCAGGTGCCCGAGCCTCGGCCCGCCGCCGATGCCTTTAGCGATGAGCACTATACGGGTTACTACCATCTGTCGTTTGATCTGACCGAGGCCACGCCCAGTCTGCCCACCTGGCTTGCAGACCTGCGCCAGCGATTTGCTGCCGATCCCAATATTGAGGGTACGCTAAAGGTTTTACTGGAGCCCCAGCAGCAGATGATTGGCGATCGCGTCTACGAGGTAGCTTTTTTGGCCGATGCCGATGGGTTGCCCCTGGAATTTATTCGGGTGCTAGGCGATGTCCAACCCTGA
- a CDS encoding ATP-binding protein yields MSNPDGPNAERIAPFADNWAYLKTELAWLDRLLMVAVSRQKRELQELDDFALADQDRVTRHWWKGIISFTGQPGYDNIRPPKAARGGSSSYVQQLEARIVVSQRQGVVLALPQLRDRLQLTLFEKNVLLLALAPEVNQRFGRLYSYLHYQHDESDWDLPTVDLCLRLLCRNDQEWRRSRPQIAPNSRLASLGLLEWVSPEDTTLLSRHLRLNEDLATYLLSEAPDPATLDAWTMVPAAELRESSEIPAESWASLVLPDPQLTQLKTVAAAARATDGAMVLLAGPSGTGKTLAAQVLAAELDLLLVIVDLATITPDEEGNIPELEDLAGLPPCVLLLKHAPHWFGRTPTADSALVQSWMIQRRRQPGLTLLSSHYLQSIRPSWRQAMAGVVEFPKPDAAAREVLWKRAIPREIKKERALTWPHVAQKLALTGSEIATLAQTAVGLAQQSEPPLLTLDCLQQALALHHPGMTLPKAKQKRTKPAKSKNA; encoded by the coding sequence ATGTCCAACCCTGACGGCCCCAACGCTGAGAGAATTGCCCCCTTTGCCGACAACTGGGCCTATCTCAAGACCGAGCTGGCCTGGCTCGATCGCCTGCTGATGGTAGCGGTGTCGCGGCAAAAGCGCGAACTGCAAGAGCTAGACGACTTTGCCCTCGCCGACCAAGACCGAGTTACCCGTCACTGGTGGAAGGGCATTATCAGCTTCACTGGCCAGCCGGGCTACGACAATATTCGACCCCCCAAGGCGGCGCGTGGCGGCAGCAGCAGCTATGTCCAGCAGCTAGAGGCGCGCATTGTCGTCAGCCAGCGACAGGGGGTGGTGCTGGCCCTGCCTCAACTGCGCGATCGCCTTCAGCTCACCCTGTTCGAAAAAAACGTGCTGCTACTGGCGCTGGCCCCCGAGGTCAACCAGCGGTTTGGGCGGCTCTACAGCTATCTGCATTACCAGCACGACGAGTCCGACTGGGATCTGCCCACGGTCGATCTTTGCCTGCGGCTGCTGTGCCGAAATGACCAAGAATGGCGGCGATCGCGGCCCCAAATTGCTCCCAACAGCCGCCTTGCCAGCCTGGGCCTACTAGAATGGGTCAGCCCCGAAGACACCACCCTGCTCAGCCGCCACCTGCGCCTCAACGAAGACCTCGCGACCTACCTGCTCTCCGAAGCCCCCGACCCCGCCACCCTCGATGCCTGGACGATGGTTCCAGCGGCTGAGCTACGAGAATCATCTGAAATTCCGGCGGAGAGTTGGGCCAGCCTGGTGCTGCCCGACCCCCAACTTACGCAGCTCAAAACCGTCGCTGCTGCCGCCCGCGCCACCGACGGCGCAATGGTGCTCTTAGCTGGCCCCAGCGGCACCGGCAAAACCCTAGCCGCCCAGGTGCTGGCGGCAGAGCTAGACCTGCTGTTGGTAATAGTCGATTTAGCTACCATCACCCCCGATGAGGAGGGCAACATCCCTGAGCTAGAAGACCTGGCTGGTCTGCCTCCCTGCGTGTTGCTGCTCAAACATGCGCCTCACTGGTTTGGCCGCACCCCCACCGCCGACTCAGCCTTAGTGCAATCGTGGATGATTCAACGCCGCCGCCAGCCGGGGCTAACCCTGCTCAGCAGCCATTACCTGCAAAGTATTCGTCCCTCCTGGCGGCAGGCAATGGCCGGTGTGGTCGAGTTTCCCAAGCCCGATGCCGCTGCCCGCGAGGTGTTGTGGAAGCGGGCAATACCCCGCGAAATCAAGAAAGAGCGGGCGCTGACTTGGCCCCACGTCGCCCAAAAGCTCGCCCTGACCGGTAGCGAAATTGCCACCCTGGCTCAAACGGCAGTGGGCTTGGCCCAGCAGTCTGAGCCGCCCCTATTAACGCTAGACTGCCTGCAACAAGCTCTGGCGCTGCACCATCCGGGGATGACGTTGCCCAAGGCCAAGCAGAAGCGAACTAAGCCAGCGAAGTCGAAGAATGCTTAA
- a CDS encoding Dps family protein translates to MSINIGLSEQERQGVTDILNKVLSDAYLLLIKTKKYHWDVVGPQFRTLHELWKEHYEALTISIDAVAERVRMLNGYPLGTAEGFLNNASLKEHPGDLPSAEEMVKRLVTDHEQIIRNLREYVDQTSEEFHDEGTSDFLTGLMEEHEEMAWMLRSFLDGESFAPSGKRDKELVGNK, encoded by the coding sequence ATGAGTATCAACATCGGCCTTTCTGAACAAGAACGCCAAGGCGTTACCGACATCCTTAACAAGGTTTTATCCGACGCCTATTTGCTACTGATCAAAACCAAAAAGTATCACTGGGATGTGGTTGGCCCTCAATTCCGCACGCTTCACGAACTGTGGAAAGAGCACTACGAAGCCCTCACCATTAGCATCGACGCCGTCGCTGAGCGGGTTCGTATGCTGAACGGCTACCCGCTTGGTACTGCTGAAGGGTTTCTCAACAATGCTTCTCTAAAAGAGCATCCTGGCGATCTGCCCAGTGCCGAAGAAATGGTCAAGCGGCTTGTCACCGACCATGAGCAAATCATTCGCAATCTGCGCGAGTATGTCGACCAAACATCTGAAGAGTTCCATGATGAGGGCACCTCAGACTTTTTGACTGGCCTGATGGAAGAGCACGAAGAAATGGCTTGGATGCTGCGCTCCTTCCTGGATGGTGAATCGTTCGCCCCCAGCGGCAAGCGAGACAAAGAACTGGTCGGCAATAAGTAA
- the pheT gene encoding phenylalanine--tRNA ligase subunit beta, translating to MPTVTFPLAYLQRLTPTAPQQLAQQAFDYGLDASLGDQTLEVEVTAERPDLLAAEGFTRAINIYNGLARTVPETLTASGHRVTVRPEVQPLRPHIAALVVRGVDLQGGGLEVLVQFQEKVTQTFGRQRKKIAIGVYDLDQISGDLTYGAEPLDELTFVPLHNTQLMTARQILQDHPAGKTYGAALAAGDLAPVLRDRTGTVLSMPPIINGAGAGEVTASTRNLFIDVTGILAQTVLETANILAHNFLDTGAEVQTVEIVTAQGAVTTPTLAPRPVHFSAKYLNEIMGTAIPKASLGQVLARMDLDVSGTDVVHVPTYRTDIFSQVDLAGDLLVALGIDSLQAEPLTVKFHLGQANSLRQAMFKVGDLAQRMGLMEVKSFVLTDPDLLDLFAAPYLQTGNAKSRTFSATRTTLQAGLLDILARQISAPKPINIYETGEMLRFAPNGEICESQGWGFASLDARASFTTAKAYMQTMLKALGLRYDLSACDAPYYIPGRAATVLIDGQPVGEFGEIHPQVLEQFSFPEPVCAGELNCTASLVTRPPL from the coding sequence ATGCCCACCGTCACCTTCCCCCTCGCCTACCTGCAACGGCTTACCCCCACCGCCCCCCAACAGCTTGCCCAGCAAGCCTTTGACTATGGCCTAGACGCTAGCTTAGGAGACCAAACCCTAGAGGTCGAAGTGACTGCCGAGCGACCCGACTTGCTGGCGGCTGAGGGGTTTACCCGCGCCATCAATATTTACAACGGTTTGGCCCGCACGGTGCCTGAGACGCTAACAGCTTCGGGCCATCGGGTGACGGTGCGGCCCGAGGTGCAGCCCCTGCGGCCCCACATTGCCGCTCTAGTAGTGCGGGGGGTAGACCTCCAGGGCGGTGGCCTTGAGGTGCTGGTCCAGTTTCAAGAAAAGGTGACCCAGACCTTTGGCCGCCAGCGCAAAAAAATTGCGATCGGAGTCTACGATCTCGACCAAATTAGCGGCGACTTGACCTACGGTGCTGAGCCGCTAGACGAGCTGACCTTTGTGCCTCTGCACAACACCCAGCTCATGACCGCGCGGCAGATCTTGCAGGACCACCCAGCTGGTAAGACCTATGGCGCTGCTCTAGCGGCAGGCGATTTGGCCCCTGTGCTGCGCGATCGCACCGGCACCGTGCTCTCTATGCCGCCGATCATCAATGGGGCTGGGGCAGGAGAGGTAACAGCCAGCACCCGCAACCTTTTCATCGATGTCACCGGCATTCTGGCCCAAACGGTGCTCGAAACCGCCAACATTTTGGCCCACAACTTTTTAGATACTGGGGCTGAAGTGCAAACCGTCGAGATTGTCACCGCCCAGGGGGCTGTCACTACGCCTACCCTGGCCCCCCGCCCGGTACATTTTTCAGCCAAGTACCTCAACGAAATTATGGGCACCGCCATTCCTAAAGCTAGCCTGGGCCAGGTGCTAGCCCGCATGGATCTAGACGTGAGCGGTACCGATGTGGTGCATGTGCCCACCTACCGTACCGACATCTTCAGCCAAGTAGACCTAGCTGGCGATCTGCTGGTGGCCTTAGGCATTGACAGTCTTCAGGCTGAGCCGCTGACCGTCAAGTTTCACCTGGGGCAGGCTAATTCCCTGCGCCAGGCCATGTTCAAGGTGGGCGATCTAGCCCAGCGTATGGGACTGATGGAGGTTAAAAGCTTTGTGCTTACCGACCCCGACCTGCTCGATCTGTTTGCCGCCCCCTACCTGCAAACCGGCAATGCCAAGAGCCGTACCTTTAGCGCCACTCGCACCACTCTACAAGCTGGGTTACTCGACATTTTGGCTCGCCAGATCAGCGCACCCAAGCCGATCAACATTTACGAAACCGGCGAAATGCTGCGGTTTGCCCCCAATGGCGAGATCTGCGAGAGCCAGGGCTGGGGCTTTGCCAGCCTTGATGCCCGTGCCTCATTTACTACGGCTAAAGCCTACATGCAGACCATGCTCAAGGCGCTGGGGCTACGCTATGACCTCAGTGCGTGCGATGCGCCCTACTACATTCCTGGGCGGGCCGCTACAGTGCTCATCGACGGGCAACCTGTAGGCGAGTTTGGCGAAATTCACCCCCAGGTGCTGGAGCAGTTTTCCTTTCCAGAGCCCGTCTGCGCGGGAGAATTGAACTGTACGGCTAGCCTTGTGACCCGCCCCCCCTTATGA
- the gloA gene encoding lactoylglutathione lyase — protein sequence MRLLHTMLRVGDLDRSLKFYCEVLGMQLLRKKDYPGGEFTLAFVGYGDEADHTVLELTYNWGVEAYDLGTAYGHIALGVDDIYGTCEKIKSMGGQIVREPGPMKHGSTVIAFVQDPDGYKVELIQLGSSEGHRKAIEPEMAVS from the coding sequence ATGCGACTACTACACACCATGCTGCGGGTCGGCGACTTGGATCGTTCTCTCAAGTTTTACTGCGAGGTGCTGGGCATGCAGCTACTGCGCAAAAAAGATTACCCCGGCGGCGAGTTTACCTTAGCTTTTGTGGGCTACGGCGACGAGGCTGACCACACGGTGCTAGAGCTGACCTACAACTGGGGCGTAGAGGCATACGATCTGGGCACCGCCTATGGCCACATTGCCCTCGGCGTAGACGACATCTACGGCACCTGCGAAAAAATCAAATCGATGGGTGGCCAGATCGTGCGCGAACCCGGCCCTATGAAGCATGGCTCAACGGTGATTGCCTTTGTGCAAGACCCCGATGGCTATAAGGTAGAGCTGATTCAGCTCGGTAGCTCGGAAGGACACCGGAAAGCTATTGAGCCTGAGATGGCGGTGAGCTAG